The stretch of DNA CGATGCCGGGCTGGTGAAGCTGTTCCGTCTGCTGCGCCTGGCGCGCCGGCTGCTGGACCTGGAAGCCGGCGACCCGGGCCGCGAGTCCTGAACGCGCAGGAGCCTCCCATGTCGGCGCCGCACCCGCTCAACCAGGCCGTGATCGCCCAGGCCCTGCATGACTTGCGCAACGGCCAACTGCGCCGCTGCAAGGCCATGGGCTTCGGCGAGGAGGAGCTGGACGCGCTGAAGCATCCCGAACTCGTGAGCATGCTGGTGAATGCCACGGTGTCGTGGTGTTCGGTGTCGGTGAACCGGGAGGTGCTGAAGCGGCTGCTGAGCCAGGTGCACGACGTGGCGCGGGAGATCGCCACGGTGGACCGCATGCTGCGCCTGGGGGCGAGCACGGAGATGGTCGGCAAGTTCTACGGCCTCACGCATCAGGAAGTGGCGCTGCGCCGCGACATCCTTGGGCTGCCCAAGCGCAAGGGCCGGCATCCGGTGCTCGACGAGGCGCAGGACGTGGCCTTGTGGGAGCGCTGGAAGGCCGGCGTCGCCGAGCGCCATATCGCCCTGAACGACGACATGGCGATGCTGGCACTGACCATGGACCTGGCCGAGGCGCTGAGCCTGCCGATGTCGGTGGTGTGGGCGGCGATACGCAACTGGATCGACCAGGGGCTGGTGTAGGCCATGACCACGGACGGCGCACCACGGCGTAAAGGCCCCGTTGCGCTGTCCGCGCTTTTCGACGAGGCGCTGCGGCAGCTGCAGCCAGCGCAGGGAACGGCACCGGCCGCCGACGGTTTCCTCTACAGCGGCAACCGCCATGAGAGCGTCCCGCGCAGGCTGTTCCTCGACCGGCGCCTGACGCCGCTGGAGCGCAATGCCTGGCAGGTGTTCCGCCTGCAGCTCAACGACGACGGCGTGACCGCCTTTCCCACTTACGACCAACTCCGCCCCTATCTGGCGTCCATGCCCTGTGCGGCGCAAGCCTCGCACGAGACCGTGGCGCGCGCCCTGACGCTGCTGCGGCTGACGCGCTGGCTCAGCCTGGTGCGGCGGCGGCGCGATCCCAAGACCGGCCGCATCCAGGGCAACCTCTACGTGCTGCACGACGAACCGCTGTCGCCCTTCGAGGCGATGCAGCTCGACCCGGACTACCTGGGCCTGGTGAGTCAGGCGCTCGCGCACGCCGCGAAGGCGGTGCAGGTCGTGGGCATGAACACGCTGCGGGAGATCACCGAAGACCCGCTGCTCAGCGGGCGCACGCTGCCGACCCGTCTGCAAGTGCTGGCGCAGCGCATGGCGCGGCATGGCTGGACGACGCAAGGTTCTCCACAGGAGGGTGCGGACCACGAATCCGAAGAAGGCCAGGAGGCCCCGCTTCGGAATGGCGCGCGCCCGTCTTCGGAATCCGAAGCAGGGCCGAAACCCGCGCCGGACGGCCCTCTTCGGATTCCGAAGGAGGACCGTACAGTACGTAATGATCGTATAAGTGAAGTACGTACAGTACCGCGCGCGAGGGCCTTGCAGAACCTGCGGCTGCCCGAGGGTTTCCTGCGCCTGAAGGACGAGCAGCAGGCCGGCGCGCTGGTGGCGCTGCAGCAGGTGGACGAAGCGCAGCGGCAGGCCGTTCTCGACGAGTGGGCGGCACGCTGCCACAACAGCGCGGTGCGCAACCCGGCCGGCTACCTGTTCGGCATCATCCAGAAGGCGATCCGCGGAGAGTTCAAGGCGTGGGCGGGCACCGACGCAGCAGCGCCGCTCGCGCCGCGAGCTGCGGGGCCCGCGTCATCGTCGTCGCCTTCGGCCTCCCGCCCAGCCGACCCCGAGGTGGCGCGCGCCTACCTCGCACGGCTGCGTTCAGCCTTGCGCGATCCCTGAGCTATCCCCAGGGGATAGACGGAACAGGTCGCCTTCCATGGGGTGATCCGGTCAGGTCGCGGCTTCGTCTTCTTCCGTTTCCCGCCAATAGGCGTAGTTGAACAGTGCATCCAGCTCCGTGAAGTCGTCCAGGCCCAACGATCGTCTGACCGTATCGGCATGCCCGCAGTACCTTGCGTAGCTTTCCGCACTGACGTTCTGCTTGGTTGGATGCAGTGGGTAGTCCCGGATGCCGGCGAGCGCCAGTCCCGACACCGCGTTCTGGTTCATCACGGCGAACCGCTTGTTGTCCAGCGCGTGCAGAATCTC from Immundisolibacter sp. encodes:
- a CDS encoding DUF2857 domain-containing protein; the protein is MSAPHPLNQAVIAQALHDLRNGQLRRCKAMGFGEEELDALKHPELVSMLVNATVSWCSVSVNREVLKRLLSQVHDVAREIATVDRMLRLGASTEMVGKFYGLTHQEVALRRDILGLPKRKGRHPVLDEAQDVALWERWKAGVAERHIALNDDMAMLALTMDLAEALSLPMSVVWAAIRNWIDQGLV
- a CDS encoding STY4528 family pathogenicity island replication protein, translating into MTTDGAPRRKGPVALSALFDEALRQLQPAQGTAPAADGFLYSGNRHESVPRRLFLDRRLTPLERNAWQVFRLQLNDDGVTAFPTYDQLRPYLASMPCAAQASHETVARALTLLRLTRWLSLVRRRRDPKTGRIQGNLYVLHDEPLSPFEAMQLDPDYLGLVSQALAHAAKAVQVVGMNTLREITEDPLLSGRTLPTRLQVLAQRMARHGWTTQGSPQEGADHESEEGQEAPLRNGARPSSESEAGPKPAPDGPLRIPKEDRTVRNDRISEVRTVPRARALQNLRLPEGFLRLKDEQQAGALVALQQVDEAQRQAVLDEWAARCHNSAVRNPAGYLFGIIQKAIRGEFKAWAGTDAAAPLAPRAAGPASSSSPSASRPADPEVARAYLARLRSALRDP